In the genome of Fusarium keratoplasticum isolate Fu6.1 chromosome 13, whole genome shotgun sequence, the window ACCGCCCTTGATGGGCTTTGCTGGCAGTTCATCTTCAAACGGGACAAAGTGAGGTCGCTGTGGGACAGGAATACCTTCAATCCTAGGAGCGGCGGCGCAAATCGGGACCACGACGTCGGCAAAGGCGGTTGGGCCAAAAAGCGGAAGGATACGCTTCAGCAGCTGAGGGGCAAGTGGGAATCGCTGGCTAACCATCATTTGAAGCATGTGCGCTTGTTGAACCAGGCGTTTGGAACGCTCGTAACGGAGAGTATGAACTTCTGCGAGTGCGGTTTCGACTTGAGTACCAGAGAGACCTTGAGGAGTCGACCTCAGTTGCCGCAAAAGAGCATTCACCAGTAGAGCTGCGGACTCTATTGCCCCATtccctccttgaccagaaGCTGGATCGATCTAGGATAACCCGTTATTAGCCAAAGTGTAATGTGGGACATGCGTGCCAATATTTACCTTGTGAGCCGAATCACCTATGGTAACGATACGCTTGTAGTGCCAGCGATCAAAGACATATTCCTCAAGTGGGACCAGCGTCGACATGATTTTCTTATCGTAGAGGTCGCCAAAAGTCAAGTCCTCAGTGACGGGGTCACCACGGCGCGCCCCTACCAGTACTTCTTCGTCGGCCTTTGAGTATTTCGGAATATCCCGGCCGTACTTTGTCTCAGGGAGACCGTCGAATAGGAACCAGTAGACGCGATCTTTTGGAGCCGCTATGACCAGATAGGCGTGATCTTGCCCCAACACCATCTGTTGACTTCGGCTGCCGTAGCAAGAGGGCCTGTTCGAGATTCCAAATATACACCTGGTCGAGACCGGAACCTCTTGATGATAACACGTCAGTAGTAAGCAAGGCAGCATGTGCAGTGATACGTACGTGAGTTTTCATCCTCGGAGAAGTACCCAGGGCTCTGTTCCTTTCCAAGACGCCACATTTCGTCCCTCACTGCGCTATGAATGCCGTCGGCACCCACAACAATGTCACCCTCGTACAGGGAGCCATCCTGGGTATAGGCCTGAGCCCCGTCCTCGGTCAGTTCAAGGCGAGAAACTCGTTTCTTGGTCAGGACTCGATCTTTGTGCTTGAGATTGTTGTACAAAATTTGAAGAAGCATCTGCCGGTCGATGAAGATTGAGGGATATCCGACTCTACTCTTGTGATTAGTCAAGCGGTCGGCAATAATTGCATTCAGAGATTGTTACTACCTCTTCTCAAAATGGACTGATAAGCTGGTCTCGGAGTTGGCAGTGAGCGGAACCCCGTCGGATCCTCGCATGCTGCCAAGGGTGTAGCGACACTCTCCAGCAATGTCAAGGATGGGCTCAAAGCACCCTAGTTGGTCGAGAATACGGAAGCCGTTGGGAAGGATGCCGATGCTGGCACCGACTTGGGGCGCTATATGTGGGTAGGCTTCAAGAAGGACGTAGTCTATATCGAATTGCTCGAGCATGTTGGCCACCGACAGGCCAGCAACACTGCCTCCCACGATGATGACTTTGAATCCCATGATTTAGAATGGGCCGAATGGTTGTTGTTTGGTAGTTTGATCAACATTCCCAATCGGCCTGCCAGAGGATGGTATTATAGCAAGTCGCAAATATTACAAAGCGGCACTTGGCGGCTTCTCAAAATACCGGGTTGTCTAAAGTGGGCATGCTCCAATTTAGTTACGACGTTGAAATGCAAGGGGTTTGCACTAACTACCCCTGGTCAACATTGAGTTTCCATGCTTCCACGTCGATACGGCATCGGAAGTTATTTTCATCACCGATTGATACCCACATCCTTGTGGAGATAAGCCAAGTCCTCCTTGAAGGTCAACCATCCTTGGTGTAGTTGCCGCAAATCGTAATGTGGATCATGGGTAAGAATGGTTAGCAACCCTCATCATAGCCGGTTGACCACTCGCTACGGGACTGGACGCATCCCGTGTCGCCGACGACAGAAATGTTATCCTGATGCGTATCAGAGTCTGAATGAGTAAGCTCGTGCTGCCAGGGGGTGGTCTCAGATGGACATGCGGTCATAAATTATGCCCTACAATGGTCTTCCCTGCCGGATAAAGGTTTATCATTAACTGATTCCCTTAAGGCCAGCGCCTATCAATAGCTCTACGGTTCATTATTACGGGCGGGGGTTTTATTTGCAGACGTCCTTAAACACAATACATTGCTCTTGCCATGGTTTGGAAGCACACACTGACTATCGCCTAACAGCCAGCAGTGGCCTCTATGATGGATTGCTAATTCCTATTCTCGAATGTTTCAGGTTAAAGGGAAGTTCAGGCACACGACACGTCGTCTGCACTATGAGAGCTTGCAGTGGCCCTCGGAAGATATTTTATCACTCACTTCTAGTTAACAGCACGAAGTCGGCTGCAGGTGTTGGCTCTTTCATGCTAGACTGGGTACTTCACGTTAGTTGTTGGTAGTCCGACATAATGTcttctttattatagttgaagcccgacCCTTGgtgggataactgagccgGAAGACCGAGACGACTCGGGAGAGACGGTCTAAGCAGTGATGGTGTTCTACACCAGGAGGCCTACCAGAGTACAGAAACTAACGTTAGGGTCTAAGGCAGAGAATTCTATAGGGGCGCAAGGAATAGAATTATGGTTTCCAACACTTGACCTTTCTAGGTTCTACAGTGCTCATAGTGACGATTGTGGTGCATCGTGGGAATCCATTGTAACGGCAGCCAGCTAGACACTTCCGGACTTCGTGGCCTCATTTTGGGCAACAGGCACAAAGTCCCAGTGGTACGCTGGTAGGTGCAACTCAACAATGGTTCAACTCCTCAGCAGAGATGATAGATTCCCTGTGGAAGCCATCACAGGATTAGGCTGGCCCATCACTTATTAACGTGACTGTTTCATCGGCTTGTTATCCTGCCCGTGGTCACCTTATCAAGCCACAAAATCGTTGTTGCTCTCATCGATTGCGACGCCAAAGGAGGCAATCAGTCACAACAGTAAGGCCTCACAGGACAAAGAAGAGGATTGTGATTCGGGTAATTAGTTTAAAACTGTATATGTGTTAAATGTCTACACTCGGCCAGGTTAAAGGTACTCGGCACAAACGAGGTCGCCGCCCAGGTCCATGACCTCCCTAATCGTAGCGTTAGGTGCAATACCAGCCATCCAAAGATTGTGGTTGAGTGTGGTAACgtttccatcatctccatcgtaGAGAAGAAAGGCATCACTTGGGTATTCCATGCCGTTGGATTCGAGGAAGCTATCATAGGGGACGTTGCGTCCGCCCATGTCTCTGAGGCGGTTCTCCAAGTCGTCttgctgccactgccaccaGAGACGGTCATGGTAACTATGGTGTAAGAAGAAGAGCGGGTCGCCGGGGCTCGCAATCTGATCGGCCATCTGTGTAAGGAATTGTCAGTTTCTCAACCATCTTCAAGAGTCCAGACCATGGCTATCGAACGTACTATGCCCCCCACAGCAGCGTGCCCGGCGATGTGGGGTCTGAAGATGTAGCATTCGAAAGCATCCACGTAGTTGGTCGTATTTAGACACTCGTCGATGTACACCTGCTGGCCATTCTGGAAACCATCCGGGCTGAATTCACGAGTCAGGCACTCGTTCACATTCTTCGAGGTCGCGTTGAGATGTAAGGTGAGGTTTGCGAAGGGCCCGTCGTTGACGCAATTGTCGCCTTGCCCTCCGAATCCAGTGTCGGGGTCAAAGACGACGGATTCGTTGAGAGCCTTAAGGTCACGAACCTCATCCCAGTATGGCTGGCCTCCTTTGTAGCCGCACTCGGATTGCAGAAGGTACTCATGGACTCGCATGTAATAGCGATGCCAAGGTAGGAAAGCACCCTGCGATTGCGTTCAGCACTGGCTCGTCATCTAGGAGGCCGACGTCATGGAATTCACATACCACGTTATGGATGACATTGGCCTGAGCAATGTGTGCCCAGTCAAGTTCATCCCATCGGTTTACCGCACCCTCAACTCCGAGTTTGGCAGGCTTGGACATGAGGCAAAGCTCAGCGTCGATGTAGGCAGTCTTTTCATTGTCGGTCAACGTGTGCCTGCCCGCTGTCAGCCGGCTCTAGATGAGGAGTCTCTGGCTTTGAACTCACCAAGCCTTTCGCTGCGTCTTAGTGGTGCATGTAGTATTCCATACCGCTGCCGCGCTTGCATTGCCAATAGCGAAAAGAGAAAGATAGGAGCTTAAAGAAGGCATTTCTATCAAGTCGATAAGCGAGTGGTGGGTGATGTTGTAACGAGTGACGTGAGAAAACGAGTGTAGAAAAAGCACAAAGAAGGAACTAGGAACTCGATCAGATGTATAGGGCTAATGGAAAATCTATCTTTGTTGTTCCTTGGGGTATTTATAATGTCTAGGCAAGAGGTCGCAGCAATCCATCCCAAGTCTCGCCAGCGTGGAAGTTTAAGAAATTGGTTCTAGGCGCGTCAGCAAGGCCTGTATTACGTAGACGTAGTCCGATCAAAGTACTGAACTCCATAAATACGAGGGCCAGGCGAGTGTCCACTAACGGCATATAGACCAACGACCTACTCTTGAGCATGTTTGACTTCCTTTTGCCATGCGAGGCTTGCTGGGATGTTACATTACACCTCCGGCTCTCGTTGACAGGCCAGCCGGCAGAAGCATTGAGGCTGAGAAAAGAGTTAGGAAGCGTAAAATTAAAGCATATGGTAATTTCCGTTCCACTTTCGAGGTATCATCCGAACAATGCGAGCTCACCTCAGCTTTTTTTTAGGTTTTATCAACCACACAGCCCCGTCCAAGAATATCAGCTCAGGGATGTATGTCCCTGACGAACCAAAACTCAATCCCACGAGCTTCCTATTACTAAGCGGACACTACCCATGCACTAGCCAGCTAGACAACTAACTTAGTGCTTGGCCGTGGAAGGCTCACGATGCATGCTGAGGATCTCTGAATCTGTAAACTTGATAATCTCCCAGTCTTCAGCAGAGGGAACCACCTGGCGGCGTTCGAGATTGACATAATGGCTGCTGTAACCCGCAGGCGTGTTATTGTAGAAGTTAGTATATTGGTTGTTTCCGTAGGTGACAATGGCATCTTCCTGGAAGCTGGCAcccttgatgatgacatCCCCTTGCAGGTCCAAGGCAAGATCTGATTGAGAAGTCTCCGTGGTTGTCGGAGCAGAAACTGCAGCCCAAAGGCCTAGACaggaaaaagagaagaggttaAGGAGCATGGTGACCGTTGGATCTGACGAATCCTTGATGGCTGGCGAGTCTTTGGCATGAAATGGGTGGTTTTATATTTCAGTCTTCACTTCTGATATAATGcccgagggcgagaagcaAGATACTGATAAGTTGCCTTGCGCCATCATTTCAAAATGATAAGTGCTCTCGGCCCATGTGTTCCCGAATCGCGCAAAGTGGTATTGATCTCCTCGCCCATCTTTCGGCTGGGCTACCCAACACTATAGGACTAGATCGCGTGTCAAACATGGGGAAGATCTCGGCGGTGATGTGGATTTACACGACTGCAGCAGTCGCTGGAAGCGTCGGGTATATTCTGGGGATATATATCTCGGTACTTAGAAACTTGAGCATTTTCACATGGAAGACAGCGATGCTCCCATGAACAATCAACCTCTCGCCATGGAAATCCACGGCAATATACCAAGCCTAGTTTCCCGGCGCCGGTTGGAGGGGTCACGGGCAGGCTTTCGTGGTGGGGCTATGGTGCCCTGGGGCGTGACAAACTGCGAGTCTTTTCATCCGAAAAAGATGGAAGTCATGAAATTTCCTCGCGGCAAGCCCTGGACCGCCCTGGTACGTCGTCATGGTGATGTCGTATGATGAGACATCACAAGACGCTGGCTCGGCATCTGGCTTCATAACAGACATATCTATGGGGATTTGTCAACACGTGACacaggctgctgctgagtGCCTTGCGGAGGGTCGTCACTCGTCAGGGCACGTGCCGAGTCGATCCGGCTCCACGACGCTGAGGCATGGTACCCGGGCTTCCACCCCTCAGTCGCAACTTCATGACTGATTGCTGAGGACCATGATATAATATCATCATGTTTATCTCACAGGAAACGGTGGTCATATCTACCCTTTGTCTGTCGTGCAGTCACTGCTATTGATGAAGCTTCTTTCATTGCCAAGGGGAAATGCAATGACATTGACCCTTTCGTCCAGAGTCCCCCGTCAGCTGAACCTTACGGGCTCGGGCTTGAGATTCTCCATTGTGGGGACCAATGAGTCTTGGCATGCTTAAGTTCTAAGCCTCAATGACCCGACGGCTCATTAATTTAATCTCATGTAGCTTATATTGTACCGACGGGTGAGAATCGATCAACAGAAACCTTTCGCTAACTGCTGATCTTGCCACATGGATACCATAATGCAATTGCTACCAATCACTCTTTGATTCTATTAGGCTCAAGGCTACGGGTAATTTTAAGCCAATGTTCAGTCCCTTTGATCAAGTACGCCCACCCTTCTTCGGGACGCGACCTGAACAACGAGTAAAGAAGTCTTTTGATCATTCTCCCCCCAAAAGCCGACATCGATTTCCACATACATGGCACTATACTTCTCGGGTAGCACCATCGCACTGTCACATCTCGCTCTCACAGCCAGCAACAAATACCTCCCCATCTCGGTCGCTTCTCGCCGACTATACTCTCAGCGCCGCGCTACACCTCGTTGCTCTATCCATCAATCCCGTCATTCAAGTCATAAAATCAGTACGCCAAACATGGGGTCGATTcaaacatcatcaccaacacgcACCTGTCTCAATCCCCCTCCGCTGGTAATGGGAGGGGCAGGCTTTAGTTACCAGCTACACCCCGAACCACAGTCCCTCCCGATCACCAAGATTCTCCGGCGCGCATTTGAGCTTGGTGTCCGTACCATCGACACCTCGCCTTACTATGAGCCCTCCGAGCAGCTTATGGGTGCTGCCCTCTCACACGCAGACATCCAGTCCAAGTATAAGCGTGGCGACTATGAGCTCATGACGAAGGTCGGCCGGATCAAAGAGAATGAATTCAACTACTCGCCAGACTGGATCCGCAAATCAGTCGCTCGGTCTCTGGAGCGTTTCCAGACCACGTACTTGGATGTTGTATTCTGCCACGACGTCGAGTATGTATCCGTCGATGAGGCCGTCACCGCCGTGGGCGTCCTCCTGGAACTCCAGCGCGCTTGTGTGATCCTCCGCGTTGGGATATCAGGATACGACATTGATGTCCTGGCAGAGGTTGCTAACACGGTGCGACAACGTTATGGACACCCCGTCGATGTTGTGCAAACATGGGCACAGCTTACACTCCACAATACACAAGTCGAGACACGTGGCTTCGAGCTGTTCCGTGCTGCTGGTGTAGATTCTGTCTATTGCTCAAGTCCGTTGGCTGTTGGTCTGTTGAGAAGTGGCGGCATTCCCACGGGCTTGACGGGCGACTGGCATCCCGCGCCAGGAGGCTTGCGAGCGGCCGCGGCTGAAGCTGCCAAGTGGGTAGAAAGGCATGGAAACGGAGAGTCTCTCTCGTCTGTTGCGTTGCAATATGCAATCCTGAAAGCTAGACAAAACTGCACATCTTCTTTCACAGTATCCACAATTACAGGTATCAGCACGTTGTCGGATCTGGAGCAAAACGTCGCAGCCGCCAAGAGGATACTAGAAGCGGCTCCTTTCACTTGTGACGAAGCGTCCGAGAGCTTACAGAGCTACAGCCAGCTTGACCAGCAGACTCTGGAGCGCAACGGGCCCCTGTTTGAGCGAGTTCGCTCGATCCTTGGGGAATGGATAGATTACGACTTCTCAGGCGGCAAAACCAAGGCGAAGGAAGAGGTTAGTCCCCCGAATGACACCAACGGTGCCAACAAAGACGCTGTTCAAGTGAGTGCGATGGAGAAGGATAGCTTGACACAGCCCACAGCGATTCAGGCTGCAGGATAGAGTGATGTAAGGGGTTGCGTATTCAAGGACTAGCAATACACGCGTTAGAAATTGGTGAATTGATATGCGATACATCTATATAATTCTCCGTTGTATGCAACCCGGAACTCGACAAAGTAGGCTTATCTAACTTGTGCTGTGTTTTCAAGAATGCTTCAAGCTACAAGCAAGACTCGGTGAGCGGATAATGGCTTACTGACTCGTATTGTACTGGTTCTTTTGCATTCTTCTGGCCATTATTTAACATAATTGGGCTGGGAATACAACCCCAAAGTCAATCTCTTTATTTACAGCCTTTATGTGTATAGAAAATTCACCACTTCTGCCGAAATGGATGAATTTTGTAGATTAATCCTGAGCCTAAAGGCACTATATTTCTATTTACTCACACCTAACGCACGTGTAGGAGAAAAACGACACT includes:
- a CDS encoding Aldo-ket-red domain-containing protein; this translates as MGSIQTSSPTRTCLNPPPLVMGGAGFSYQLHPEPQSLPITKILRRAFELGVRTIDTSPYYEPSEQLMGAALSHADIQSKYKRGDYELMTKVGRIKENEFNYSPDWIRKSVARSLERFQTTYLDVVFCHDVEYVSVDEAVTAVGVLLELQRACVILRVGISGYDIDVLAEVANTVRQRYGHPVDVVQTWAQLTLHNTQVETRGFELFRAAGVDSVYCSSPLAVGLLRSGGIPTGLTGDWHPAPGGLRAAAAEAAKWVERHGNGESLSSVALQYAILKARQNCTSSFTVSTITGISTLSDLEQNVAAAKRILEAAPFTCDEASESLQSYSQLDQQTLERNGPLFERVRSILGEWIDYDFSGGKTKAKEEVSPPNDTNGANKDAVQVSAMEKDSLTQPTAIQAAG